The genomic window GCTATGGCGCGCTATGGATTTTCCACCAGCTACAGCCCACAAGCCACGAGCCGCTTTCCAAACCCCCACCCCAGCCCTCCCCCAAGGGGAGGGAGGCTCTCCGATAACGACGAAGAACTTCAGGCCACCGGCCACAAGCTGCGCGCTACGAGCCGGTCCAGGCGGACACGTGGGTCCGCCTCTACTACGCCCCGCTCTTCTTCGCCCGGCCGTAGGCCATCCGCAGCTTGAACATCGCCCGCTTGTGCAGCCTGGCGGCCTCCTCTGCCGTCACCCCCAGGTTGGCCGCGGCCTGCTCGAGCGGCATCCCCTCGCCCTCGACCTGGACGACCAGCCGCCGCTCGGCCTCCTCGAGCCCGGCGGCAAAGGGCTGCAGGTCGGCCCAGGTGGCCTTGGGTCCGCTCTTCTTCTTCGCCGCGCTCTTCTTGCGGGTCTTCTTGCGCCCGCCCCCCTTGCCGCGCGGCGGGCGGTTCTTGAAGTTGGGGTAGGCGTAGTCCTCGCAGTCAGGGTTCGAGCACTTCAGGACCTCGCGCTTGCCCTTCTTGACCATGATCCAGCCGCACTTGGGGCAGGTCTGCTCGGTGGGCGGGTCGAAGACCAGGAAGTCGCACCCCTGCTTGTTGCAGCGCCAGTAGGGCTTGCCGCGGCGGCTCGTCTTCTGGACGATCTCCCCCTCCTTGCACTTGGGGCAGGTGATCCCGGTGGAGGGCGCCTCGTCGCGGGTGTAATCGCACTTCGGGTAGGCGCTGCAGGCGATGAAGGAGCCGTACCGCCCCCACTTGCGCACCAGCGGCGCACCGCACTTGGGGCAGTCCTCGCCGATCGGCTCGGCCTCCTTCTTTTCCTCCAGCGGCTCGGTGTAGCTGCACTCGGGGTAACCGGTGCAGCCTAAAAACTGCCCGTAGCGGCTCACCTTGATCTCCAGCGGCCGCCCGCAGACGGGGCAGGTCTTGCGCGGCACCCGCTCCAGCTCCTCGGTGAAGGGCTGGTAGAACTCGCGCACCACCTCGGGCCAGGGCTGCTTGCCCTCCTCCACCTCGTCGAGACGGTCCTCGACGCGAGCGGTGAACTCGTAGGCCACCACTTTGGGAAAATGTTCGACCAGGAACTCGACGACGCGCTTGCCCAGCTCGGTGGGCTTGAGCGCCCGGCCCTGGCGCTCCACGTAGGCGCGGCGCTCGAGGGTGTCGATCGTGGGGGCGTAGGTGGAGGGGCGCCCGATGCCCAGCTCCTCCATCTTCTTGACCAAGCTGGCGTCGGTGTAGCGCGGCGGGGGCTGGGTGAAGTGCTGCTCGGCGGCGAGCTCGACGAGTCGGGCCGAAGCCCCCTGAGCAACCTCGGGCAGGGGCGGCTCCTCGGTCTGGTCGCGGCCCCAGACCCGCAGGAAGCCGTCGAACTTGAGGATCGAGCCGGCGGCGCGGAAGGTGAAGCGGCCACCGGTCACGGTAATCACCGTCTGGTCGTAGACCGCCGAGGTCATCTGGCTGGCCACGAAGCGGCGCCAGATCAGATCGTAGAGCTTGAACTCCTCGTCCGAGAGGAAGGGCTTCACCTGCTCGGGGCGGCGGTTCACCGAGGTGGGGCGGATGGCCTCGTGCGCGTCCTGAACGTTCGACTTCTTACCCCGGTAGTGGTTGGGCTTGGACGGCAGGTATTCGGGACCGTAGGCCTTGGGGATGAAGCCGCGCGCCTCGGCGATCGCCTCGGGGGCGACGCGCACCGAGTCGGTGCGCATGTAGGTGATCAGGCCCACCGGCCCCTCGGGGCCCAGGTTGACGCCCTCGTAGAGGCGCTGGGCGACGCGCATGGTGCGGCCCGCGCCCCAGCCGAGGCGGCTCGAGGCCGCCTGCTGCAGCGTCGAGGTGGTGAAGGGGGGCAGCGCGTGGCGCTTCTTCTCCTTGCGCTCCACCGCGGCCACCTGCCAGGCGGGAACCTGCCTGACCTCGGCCTCCACCGCCCGCGCCTGCTCCTCGGAGGTGATGAGGAAGGCCTCCTTCTTCTTGTCGAGCACGCGCTTCCCGTCGATCTCGTAGAGCTCGGCGTCGAAGCGCGCCCCCGCCTCGAAGCGGCCGGTGAGGGTCCAGTACTCCTTCGGCACGAAGGCCTCGATCTCGGCCTCGCGCTCGGTCACGAGCCGCAGCGCCACCGACTGCACCCGGCCGGCCGAGAGCGCCCGCTGGCGGAACTGCGCCGAGAGGACGGGGCTGAGGTTGTAGCCCACGAGCCGGTCGAGCACCCGCCGCGCCTGCTGGGCGTCGACCAGGTTCTGATCGATGGGGGTGGGCTTCTTGACCGCCTCCTTGATCACCCGGGGGGTGATCTCGTGAAAGTGCACCCTCAGGGGCTGGTTCGGATCGAGGTCCAGAAGCCGGGCAACGTGCCAGCTGATGGCCTCGCCCTCGCGGTCGGGGTCGGTGGCGAGCAGCACCCGGCCCGCCTTCTGCGCCGCCTTCTTGAGGTCGCTGACGACCTTTTGCTTCTCCTTCTTGACCACGTACTTGGGCTCGAAGTCGCGCTCCAGGTCCACGCCCAGGTCGCGCTGCGGCAGGTCGGCCACGTGGCCGACGCTGGCCTTGACCTCGTAGTTCGAGCCCAGAATTTTCTTGATGGTCTTGGCCTTCGCGGGCGACTCGACCACGACCAGGGTCTTTCCCGACATGAGGCCCAGTATAAACACACCTGGTTAAGAGGATGAAAACCCCGCGCCGCGGCGCGGGGTTCGCGAAGCCGGAAAACCCTACTTCAGACCCAGCTTCTTCCAGTTCTCGAAGACCTGCTGGGGGCTCAGCTTGGTGGCGCGCAGCGCCTTCACCTCTTCGGCCGTAAGCGGCTTGAACCCCTCAGGCAGCAGCTTGTCGTTGCCCCAGGCGGTGAGGGCGTAGTTGAGCACCGCCGCCACGTCGGCGTCGGAAAGGTGGCCGTAGGGCGGCATGGCGCTGTTGTAGGTCTTCCCCTGGGCCACGATCGGACCCTGGACCCCGAAAAGGACCACCTGGATCAGGAACTGGCGACCGGCGTCGCCCTTGGCGACGATCAGCGGCAGCTCCTTGGCCAGCGGCGGGAAGGCCCCGGGAACCCCCTGGCCGTTGGCCTGGTGGCAGCCGGCGCACTGCGCGTAGACCTGCTCGCCGCTGGCCGCCAGGGCCAGCGCGCCGAGCGCGAGAACACCGATCAGAAACGCGATTTTTTTCATCATAGCTACCCCTCCTTCCGGCAAAGCCTTTTTGATTTTACTCCCCGGAGTGCGCGTTTTCGGTTCCGTTTCCGTTCAACCGGTGGCCGGGGAGGAGGAAGCCGGCCGAGACCACGAAGCGCAGCGCGTCCTCGACCTTGATGTCGAGCGGGATCAGCTCGTCCTCGGGCACGATGATCACGAACCCCGAGGCGGGCACCGGGCTGGTGGGCACGACGACGACGGTGTGCCCCGGGGGCAGGGGCTTGAAACGGTCCTCCACCTTCTGCACCACGAAGCAGAGCGCGTAGCTGCCCCGGCGCGGGTACTCCACCAGCGCCGCGCGCGAGAAGTGAACCTCGGGGCGGGTGAAGAAGTTGGTGGAGATCTGCTTGACCGCGTTGTAGACGTCCCGTACCAGCGGCACCAGGTTCACCAGCTGGTCGAAGGCGGTGAGCAGCTGCCGCCCCACCCAGTGCCCGGCGATCATCCCCACGAAGAGGATGACGGCGGCGGTGGAGAGCAGGCCCAGCACCGGCAGGACCGGGTGCAGCCAGTCGGGGGGCGTGACCCCGAAGAGGCGCAGCAGCGCCAGGAAGAAGACGTCCGAGGTGTTCCAGATCCAGATCCCCAGGTAGAGGACGACCACCAGCGGCAGGAGCACGACGACGCCGGTGAGGAAGTAACGCTCGAGCCTGCGAATCACCCCTCGCGAACCTCCACGCTGTAGCTGCCGTCTTCGTAACGCAGCACCACGACCTTCTGCTCCCCGTCCTTCTGCACGCGCACCGTCGTCTGGAAGAGGCTGGGGGGCTTCTCCCAGGTGGCGGCCTCGAGCACGCGCCAACCCGCGTCCTCGAGCGCCGCGAGCAGGTAGCGGCGCACCGCGTCGAAGTCCTGCGGGTTCTTGAAGCGGCTGAAGCTGAGCTTGCCGGTGTAGCTCTGCTCGAAGACCACGCTGCCCGGCGGGGCGGCCAGCGGCAGGTAGGCGCTGAGGAGCGGTACCCCCGCGGCGTTGGAGATCACCAACACCCCGGGGGCGGCTTCGGCCGGGGGCCGCGCCCGCTCCCCGCCCTGCAGCACGGGGGCGCAGCCGGCCACAAGCAGCACCAGCAGGGAAAACCAGGCGAGGCTTCGCATCACGCTTACGTTACCCCAGGCGCGGATGAAAAGCTCCGGGAACCAAACCGTATACTGGGGCCATGTCCGCCAGCAGCCCGGCCGAGGCCCACCTTACGGTCGAGAACGTCAGCAAGCGCTACGGGCGCAAACCCGTGCTCGAAGGGGTGAGCTTCACCCTGGCCCCCGGGGAGGTCTACGCCCTGGCGGGGCCCAACGGCTCGGGGAAGACGACGCTGATCCGCATGGTCACCGGCCTCGCCTTTCCCACGAGCGGGCGGGTGCTGATGCTGGGCGAGAACATCCACGAGGGCGGATTCGCCGTCCGCCGGCACCTGGGCGCGGTCGTCGAGGCGCCGGCGGCCTTCTACCCCTACCTGACGGGACGGGCCAACCTGGAGCGGCTGGCCTGGCTCTCGGGGCTGGCGGGCGCGGCCGAGCGCATCCGCGACGTCCTCTTCGCGCTCGAGCTGGTGGCCGTGGCCGACCAGCCGGTGGCCGGCTACTCCCTGGGCCAGCGGCAGCGCCTGGGCCTGGCGGCGGCCATCCTGGCCCGGCCCAAGGTGCTCGTCCTCGACGAGCCCACGAGCGGCCTCGACCCCGACGGCATCCAGAAGGTGCACGAGATCCTGCGCGAACAGGCGGCCAGCGGCGTCTCGGTGCTGCTCTCCACCCACCACCTGCGCGAGGTCTCGGCCTACACCGACCGGGTGGGTATCCTCGGCGGCGGCCGCCTCATCGACGAGGTGGTGATGGAGGGCGCCTCCGAGCGTCACCGCCTGCGCGTCAGCGAACCCGAGCGGGCGCTGGCGGTGCTGCAGACCCTGCCCTTCGTCGAGGAGGCCGAGCGCAAGGGCGAGGTGCTGGTGGTGCGCGGCCCGGTCGACGCCATCGCGGCGGCGCTGGTCGGCGACGGGCACCGCATCTTCGAGGTGACGGCCGACTACTTCGACCTCTACGAGTACTACCGGGAGCGGATCAAGCATGTTTAGGTTCGTCGGCTGGGAGATCGTCAAGATGCTGCACCTGCGTTCGGTGCGGCTGGGGCTGGCGGCCGCCTTCGTGCTGCCCATCATCTGGACGCTGGCGCCGGGACTCAAGCAGGTCTACGGCCTGGTCCTGGTCTCGGGCTGGCAGGTGCCCTCGCTGGCGCTGCTGGCGGGGATGGAGTTCCTCTACCCCTTCCTCATCGCCATGGCCGCGGCCG from Oceanithermus desulfurans includes these protein-coding regions:
- a CDS encoding ABC transporter ATP-binding protein, encoding MSASSPAEAHLTVENVSKRYGRKPVLEGVSFTLAPGEVYALAGPNGSGKTTLIRMVTGLAFPTSGRVLMLGENIHEGGFAVRRHLGAVVEAPAAFYPYLTGRANLERLAWLSGLAGAAERIRDVLFALELVAVADQPVAGYSLGQRQRLGLAAAILARPKVLVLDEPTSGLDPDGIQKVHEILREQAASGVSVLLSTHHLREVSAYTDRVGILGGGRLIDEVVMEGASERHRLRVSEPERALAVLQTLPFVEEAERKGEVLVVRGPVDAIAAALVGDGHRIFEVTADYFDLYEYYRERIKHV
- a CDS encoding c-type cytochrome, with protein sequence MKKIAFLIGVLALGALALAASGEQVYAQCAGCHQANGQGVPGAFPPLAKELPLIVAKGDAGRQFLIQVVLFGVQGPIVAQGKTYNSAMPPYGHLSDADVAAVLNYALTAWGNDKLLPEGFKPLTAEEVKALRATKLSPQQVFENWKKLGLK
- the topA gene encoding type I DNA topoisomerase; this translates as MSGKTLVVVESPAKAKTIKKILGSNYEVKASVGHVADLPQRDLGVDLERDFEPKYVVKKEKQKVVSDLKKAAQKAGRVLLATDPDREGEAISWHVARLLDLDPNQPLRVHFHEITPRVIKEAVKKPTPIDQNLVDAQQARRVLDRLVGYNLSPVLSAQFRQRALSAGRVQSVALRLVTEREAEIEAFVPKEYWTLTGRFEAGARFDAELYEIDGKRVLDKKKEAFLITSEEQARAVEAEVRQVPAWQVAAVERKEKKRHALPPFTTSTLQQAASSRLGWGAGRTMRVAQRLYEGVNLGPEGPVGLITYMRTDSVRVAPEAIAEARGFIPKAYGPEYLPSKPNHYRGKKSNVQDAHEAIRPTSVNRRPEQVKPFLSDEEFKLYDLIWRRFVASQMTSAVYDQTVITVTGGRFTFRAAGSILKFDGFLRVWGRDQTEEPPLPEVAQGASARLVELAAEQHFTQPPPRYTDASLVKKMEELGIGRPSTYAPTIDTLERRAYVERQGRALKPTELGKRVVEFLVEHFPKVVAYEFTARVEDRLDEVEEGKQPWPEVVREFYQPFTEELERVPRKTCPVCGRPLEIKVSRYGQFLGCTGYPECSYTEPLEEKKEAEPIGEDCPKCGAPLVRKWGRYGSFIACSAYPKCDYTRDEAPSTGITCPKCKEGEIVQKTSRRGKPYWRCNKQGCDFLVFDPPTEQTCPKCGWIMVKKGKREVLKCSNPDCEDYAYPNFKNRPPRGKGGGRKKTRKKSAAKKKSGPKATWADLQPFAAGLEEAERRLVVQVEGEGMPLEQAAANLGVTAEEAARLHKRAMFKLRMAYGRAKKSGA
- a CDS encoding DUF502 domain-containing protein; the encoded protein is MIRRLERYFLTGVVVLLPLVVVLYLGIWIWNTSDVFFLALLRLFGVTPPDWLHPVLPVLGLLSTAAVILFVGMIAGHWVGRQLLTAFDQLVNLVPLVRDVYNAVKQISTNFFTRPEVHFSRAALVEYPRRGSYALCFVVQKVEDRFKPLPPGHTVVVVPTSPVPASGFVIIVPEDELIPLDIKVEDALRFVVSAGFLLPGHRLNGNGTENAHSGE